One Cydia fagiglandana chromosome 11, ilCydFagi1.1, whole genome shotgun sequence genomic region harbors:
- the LOC134668740 gene encoding uncharacterized protein LOC134668740 isoform X2, translated as MDTLGSRKKSRVVKNLSAGCKEWQPSDPGNVDLETLDSKKDWLKSVSSIKERDESKVEFYMNETYAQQRIFLNSAPAVTHILNEWPVLLEEKYMISHFDRLCALNSGQCMDAFQNKTTALNERLKTLITKKKNKTCTVNDNNLNCNLQMVATYFNEDIKLIYQAHEKPLTRVQVAELPEIAAPNIVFLDNENIYYLLVEKTIVSETASLSTSLQLLMAAYFNLNMEYPVHCQNTLEFLQRFVFKINPKEGSKVRKGRTLNKVISLISKIQ; from the exons ATGGATACCTTAGGATCAAGAAAGAAATCTCGAGTCGTTAAAAATTTGAGTGCTGGCTGCAAAGAATGGCAACCCAGTGATCCTGGTAATGTGGATCTTgaaactttagattctaaaaaGGACTGGCTAAAATCGGTTTCTTCCATAAAGGAAAGAGATGAATCAAAAGTTGAATTCTACATGAACGAGACCTATGCACAGCAAAGGATATTTCTGAACTCAGCACCTGCCGTAACACATATTCTTAACGAATGGCCAGTATTGTTAGAGGAGAAATATATGATTTCGCATTTTGATCGTCTTTGTGCCTTGAATTCTGGCCAGTGTATGGATGCATTTCAAAATAAAACGACGGCATTGAATGAGCGGTTGAAAACTTTGATcacgaagaaaaaaaataagacatgCACTGTTAATGACAATAACTTGAATTGTAACCTACAGATGGTTGCAACTTATTTCAATGAAGATATAAAACTCATATACCAAGCACATGag AAACCATTAACCAGGGTTCAAGTTGCAGAGCTACCCGAAATAGCTGCGcctaacattgtatttttag ataatgaaaatatatattactTGCTGGTAGAAAAAACGATTGTTAGCGAAACTGCGAGTCTGTCTACGTCGTTACAACTACTGATGGCGGCTTACTTCAACTTGAATATGGAATATCCAGTGCACTGTCAAAACACATTGGAATTTCTTCAAAGGTTtgtgtttaaaataaacccTAAAGAAGGAAGTAAAGTCCGTAAAGGACGCACGCTGAATAAAGTGATTAGTTTAATCAGTAAAATCCAGTAA
- the LOC134668635 gene encoding uncharacterized protein LOC134668635 has translation MDILASQHSKKDFRSFWKSTNNMNLRPGDPVSVDGKSNVYEIANHFKDHFFVKSPLGPSQAEVSNAEIKNDRVEPGYTAKQITSTIRSMSRGKSPGHDGLSIEHLQNAGPHISRVLAMFYTLCVRHCYLPEDLMKTIVIPVVKSKTGDLSDSSNYRPISLATIVAKVLDSVLNAQLNSLWKDYTQRAYGALRIQYNNAFRVLVGLPRFCSASGMFAEARMDCFYATIRKRCSSLVRRVRASPNPILRSIADRRGANNLEKLVETGKVEGKRSRGRSPKRWSDQISEQLELPVTTALHQASDRNIWRQFIKRKWSHDPQQWGSD, from the exons atggatattttaGCGTCACAGCATTCCAAGAAAGATTTTCGGTCGTTCTGGAAATCTACTAATAACATGAATCTTAGACCTGGAGACCCAGTGAGCGTTGATGGCAAGAGTAATGTGTACGAAATAGCTAACCACTTCAAAGACCATTTCTTTGTGAAGTCCCCTTTAGGACCATCGCAGGCTGAGGTGAGCAATGCTGAGATCAAAAATGACCGGGTGGAGCCTGGATACACGGCTAAGCAAATAACCTCCACTATACGGTCTATGTCGAGAGGCAAGTCACCGGGGCATGATGGTCTCAGCATTGAGCATCTTCAGAATGCGGGGCCACACATCTCAAGGGTGCTAGCAATGTTCTATACACTATGTGTTAGACATTGTTATTTGCCCGAGGACTTAATGAAAACCATTGTTATACCTGTAGTCAAGAGTAAAACGGGAGACCTATCGGACTCTAGCAACTATAGGCCCATCTCTCTTGCGACTATAGTGGCGAAGGTTCTTGACAGTGTCCTTAATGCGCAGTTAAATAG CTTATGGAAGGATTATACGCAGCGAGCATATGGAGCCCTCCGAATCCAATATAACAACGCGTTCCGGGTGCTGGTGGGGCTGCCCCGCTTCTGTAGCGCATCTGGGATGTTTGCGGAGGCGCGCATGGATTGCTTTTATGCGACCATACGCAAGCGATGCTCATCCCTGGTGCGCCGGGTGCGGGCCAGCCCCAACCCCATCCTGCGTTCTATCGCGGACAG AAGAGGGGCCAACAATTTAGAAAAACTAGTGGAGACGGGAAAGGTCGAGGGTAAAAGATCTAGAGGACGAAGTCCAAAGAGATGGTCGGACCAGATCTCCGAACAGCTGGAGTTACCTGTTACCACCGCCCTCCATCAAGCATCAGACCGAAACATTTGGAGGCAATTTATAAAGCGCAagtggagtcacgatcctcagcaatggggGAGCGATTAA
- the LOC134668740 gene encoding uncharacterized protein LOC134668740 isoform X1 has protein sequence MAFTCGYCGENFSTVISYNNHQKSHRFCKNVKFPCVDPLCKSVFNNYESFRNHNFRLHQPGTSTDSPRVDINSTYSKCTECNQRILLKNVEYHSRTHDIQSGKAVTCPYNLSSETTSCGSSTFTSIPSLKSHVYRNHFNSVSNLTDQDFLNPSSLDHVQPTTSDIQDCNMSDDLEVNTDLNNETDLLFLKPLLLLLLKLEARNFLSQDAICSVVEGYSDVHENSLKNIKIKCLHALETYPDSKEAMEKHVFNSTYEDSMNGSWSKKLTSKYLRFKLYSELCNIVLPISIMLGRNNFNKMCSLQYIPIIDTIRTWFADKTFLEQFQNPKNKVNDVLKDITCGSKMCNNEFINNPNTLKIILYQDAFEVCNPLGSSKIKHKILGVYMTLVNVFPYNRSKIDNMKLVLLCKEKHLKEFGHDKIFGKLTEDLRSLETRGVYIKECNQIIYGTLLTIIGDNLGSHTIGGFVENFNVKYFCRFCLIEKEPFAQNPILLGKKRTIEDYNEDVKISNQLHEDGSSSVHNRGVKQDSVFNQIENYHVIDGLPPCLGHDLFEGVVQFDIALAINYFINNKSFTPNFLNMKMERLSKMEKKSVPPPFKAGSVKIGGQALENWHFLNYLPLILLNSVNIHDPVWQMIIKLREIAQLICAYEISIGQTALLSSGTKEYLILRKQLFPNTPLRPKHHYLLHYGELTRIHGPLIYSWTLRFESKHRFFKNVVRHLPNFVNITLSLSNRHQLHEGYLSQGIRYDTKLFSKHSRVHRIDELPSSVRCLISNTTPGTILSASQIGYRGINYATGDYLLYKHEENVLNFLEVEMILFSDTYENPYFIGCNHKFQYNSEIGLCQKLFTPQSDLNEKKICSDYQSLLHFNTYKTHIIDNCHFICLHHAYLDLL, from the coding sequence ATGGCATTTACATGCGGTTATTGTGGCGAGAATTTCTCCACAGTAATTTCGTACAATAACCATCAAAAAAGTCACAGGTTctgtaaaaatgtaaaatttccgTGTGTTGATCCTTTGTGTAAGAGTGTTTTCAATAATTATGAGTCTTTTAGAAATCACAATTTTAGATTGCATCAGCCTGGGACTAGTACTGATAGTCCACGAGTTGACATTAATTCAACCTATTCTAAGTGTACAGAATGTAATCAGAGaatattgttaaaaaatgtCGAATACCATTCAAGAACTCATGATATTCAATCCGGAAAAGCAGTAACTTGTCCATATAATCTTTCATCTGAAACAACTTCATGTGGTTCGTCTACTTTTACTAGTATACCATCATTAAAAAGTCATGTGTATCGCAATCATTTTAACTCTGTTTCGAATTTGACAGATCAAGATTTTTTAAACCCGAGTAGCCTAGATCACGTTCAGCCTACTACTAGCGATATTCAAGATTGTAATATGTCTGACGATTTAGAAGTCAATACGGATCTTAATAACGAAACTGATTTGTTATTTTTGAAACCATTGCTGTTACTTTTACTCAAGTTAGAGGCACGAAATTTTCTTTCTCAAGATGCTATTTGCAGTGTGGTAGAAGGTTATTCAGATGTCCATGAAAATtctttgaaaaatattaaaattaaatgtctACATGCTCTTGAAACTTATCCAGATTCTAAAGAAGCTATGGAGAAACATGTTTTCAATTCGACATATGAAGATAGTATGAATGGCAGTTGGTCTAAAAAGTTGACAAGCAAGTACTTAAGATTTAAACTTTACTCGGAACTTTGTAACATTGTGTTACCAATTTCTATAATGTTAGGTAGAaacaattttaacaaaatgtGTTCCTTACAATATATACCAATCATAGACACCATTAGAACGTGGTTTGCAGATAAGACATTTCTTGAACAATTTCAAAAcccaaaaaataaagtaaatgatGTTTTAAAAGATATAACATGTGGCTCAAAAATGTGTAATAACGAATTCATAAATAATCCaaacacattaaaaataatACTGTATCAAGACGCCTTTGAAGTTTGTAATCCCTTGGGATCATCTAAGATCAAACATAAAATACTAGGAGTTTACATGACGCTGGTAAATGTTTTTCCTTATAATAGGTCTAAAATAGATAACATGAAACTGGTATTATTGTGCAAGGAAAAACATTTAAAAGAGTTCGGTCATGATAAAATTTTTGGTAAATTAACGGAAGACCTTAGAAGCTTAGAAACACGTGGAGTGTATATTAAAGAGTGTAATCAAATTATTTATGGCACTCTTCTGACAATAATTGGTGACAATTTGGGAAGTCATACCATTGGTGGTTTTGTTGAAAactttaatgtaaaatatttttgcagGTTTTGTTTAATTGAGAAAGAACCTTTTGCGCAAAATCCAATACTGTTaggaaaaaaaagaactatTGAAGACTATAACGAAGACGTAAAAATCTCTAACCAATTACATGAGGATGGTAGTTCATCGGTTCATAATCGAGGGGTTAAACAGGACTCCGTTTTTAACCAAATCGAAAACTATCATGTCATTGACGGTTTGCCTCCGTGTTTAGGACATGATTTATTTGAGGGTGTTGTGCAATTTGACATCGCTTTAGCTATCAACTATTTCATCAATAACAAAAGCTTTACGccaaattttttaaacatgaaaATGGAACGTTTGTcgaaaatggaaaaaaaaagtGTGCCACCACCCTTTAAAGCTGGCTCTGTTAAAATAGGGGGTCAAGCTCTTGAAAACTggcattttctaaattatttgcCGCTAATTTTATTAAACTCTGTAAATATTCACGACCCTGTCTGGCAAATGATAATAAAGTTGCGGGAAATAGCACAACTTATTTGCGCATATGAGATATCTATTGGTCAAACAGCTTTATTATCATCTGGCACAAAAGAATATTTAATACTTAGGAAACAGTTATTCCCTAATACTCCGCTAAGACCTAAACATCACTACCTATTACACTATGGTGAATTGACGAGAATTCATGGACCGTTGATCTATTCTTGGACGCTTAGATTTGAAAGCAAACATAGgtttttcaaaaacgttgtccgaCACCTTCCAAATTTTGTCAATATCACACTTTCACTATCAAATCGTCATCAACTACACGAGGGTTATCTTTCTCAGGGTATTCGGTATGATACCAAATTATTTTCCAAACATTCTCGTGTACACAGAATCGACGAACTACCATCAAGCGTTAGGTGCTTGATTTCTAACACCACCCCTGGAACAATCCTCTCGGCTTCGCAAATAGGTTACAGGGGGATAAATTATGCAACAGGCGATTACCTTCTCTATAAACATGAAGAAAACGTACTGAATTTCCTTGAAGTAGAGATGATTCTATTTAGTGATACGTATGAAAATCCATATTTCATTGGATGTAATCATAAATTTCAATATAATTCAGAAATAGGCTTATGCCAAAAGCTTTTTACACCTCAATCAGatcttaatgaaaaaaaaatatgtagtgACTACCAAAGCTTGCTACATTTTAACACTTATAAAACACATATTATTGACAATTGCCATTTTATATGTCTGCATCATGCTTATTTAGATTTGCTTTAG